The following are encoded together in the Mesoplodon densirostris isolate mMesDen1 chromosome 2, mMesDen1 primary haplotype, whole genome shotgun sequence genome:
- the LOC132476290 gene encoding NUT family member 2G-like, translated as MAVSFPPPIPGAQHRPPWEQHPPPLIAPAFPPGSGLLLPAFPRMPLVANGGCGPRAPGACNFTVRVRSQGRPVQAPQTPTFIVPQGPLNWSAPGALSGSAACPAPIFLATPAMETIVTAPAVGVTQAGRGGWTPGFPPQAPPPAAQMAPNIRPVNSGPWPHGTSREGSLDTNQPYASQEDCSNHQSVYSNFRRWQRLKPLARRHLPQSPDAEALSCFLM; from the coding sequence ATGGCAGTGTCCTTTCCTCCACCCATTCCTGGCGCCCAGCACCGGCCCCCCTGGGAGCAGCACCCGCCACCTCTCATCGCCCCCGCATTCCCTCCTGGCAGCGGCCTGCTGCTGCCGGCTTTCCCCAGGATGCCTTTGGTGGCTAACGGTGGCTGTGGCCCCCGTGCCCCTGGGGCTTGCAACTTCACTGTCCGAGTCAGGTCACAAGGGAGGCCAGTGCAGGCCCCCCAGACTCCGACCTTTATCGTTCCTCAGGGCCCCCTCAACTGGAGCGCTCCAGGGGCCCTCAGCGGGAGTGCTGCATGTCCTGCACCCATATTCTTAGCCACCCCTGCGATGGAGACCATTGTGACTGCTCCAGCTGTTGGAGTTACTCAGGCTGGCAGGGGAGGCTGGACCCCAGGCTTTCCTCCTCAAGCTCCACCACCAGCTGCCCAGATGGCCCCTAACATTCGCCCGGTGAACTCTGGGCCATGGCCACACGGCACTTCCAGGGAGGGCAGCCTGGACaccaaccagccctacgcctcgCAGGAGGACTGCTCGAACCACCAGAGCGTGTACAGTAACTTCCGACGGTGGCAGCGCCTCAAGCCACTGGCCCGGAGACACCTTCCCCAGAGTCCTGATGCGGAAGCTCTTTCCTGCTTTCTCATGTGA